The following coding sequences are from one Bacteroidales bacterium window:
- a CDS encoding radical SAM protein has product MIINFLYCIDYPDKNHLTEKTDKISGWLLCSRKIRNITFADKLKNKELSIEYGRHRLDVAAVFKDFSENEHCGILIRAQKNSINRSEIMKLEVEVEISETCTKKIKINIILSTNTIQDVDVESNRVLTEWKLKINEKKYFKTLKQHPWITIRMDITNKCNLRCIMCHCREKEIYSKPAQNITAGELKQQLMDIAPYVRHLMLSCGYEPLMSKHFSEIVKMIHEDFPHMEIGVCTNGMLLSSKIRKDIIENQVTTILFSLDGVQKSTVERIRVGANFERIVGNIMALRDLKRIFNRTFPLMYMDFVLMNSNIHEAPAFVGFCKELGMELIDFRHMVGNTYFSEHEEMLSNHKEKFNFYRNLILQESVKYNIPIRIPDAYVVQGEYEPETLPDIDILQRNEIKPDEQTIEVSNVKEVYYTHGEDSDFKFLNSVSCNRPFNEIMIREQNKIRPCSYYSEEVGVLDEKNTLGTIFRNEKFTKARRKKYFSIFDFNCMHCPIKSNLLPTDIIK; this is encoded by the coding sequence ATGATAATAAATTTTTTATACTGTATAGATTATCCTGACAAAAACCATCTTACAGAGAAAACAGATAAAATTTCCGGATGGCTGCTTTGTTCCAGAAAGATAAGGAATATTACTTTTGCCGACAAATTAAAAAACAAAGAACTCTCCATAGAATATGGAAGGCATCGCCTTGATGTTGCTGCAGTATTTAAAGATTTTTCTGAGAATGAACATTGCGGTATTTTAATACGTGCGCAAAAAAATTCCATCAACCGGAGTGAAATAATGAAACTTGAAGTTGAAGTTGAAATATCAGAAACCTGTACAAAAAAAATAAAAATAAATATAATCCTTTCCACAAATACGATTCAGGATGTCGATGTAGAAAGCAACAGGGTGCTCACCGAATGGAAATTGAAGATTAACGAAAAAAAATATTTTAAAACACTTAAACAACACCCTTGGATTACAATACGCATGGACATTACCAATAAATGCAACCTCAGATGCATCATGTGCCATTGCAGGGAAAAAGAAATTTATTCAAAACCCGCGCAGAATATCACAGCCGGTGAGTTGAAACAGCAACTGATGGATATAGCACCTTATGTCAGGCACCTTATGCTTTCTTGTGGCTATGAGCCCCTGATGTCAAAACACTTTTCAGAGATAGTGAAGATGATACATGAAGATTTTCCGCACATGGAAATAGGTGTTTGTACTAATGGGATGTTGCTCAGTTCAAAGATAAGAAAAGACATTATCGAAAACCAGGTTACAACAATTTTGTTTTCTCTTGACGGCGTGCAAAAGAGCACTGTTGAAAGAATAAGGGTTGGGGCTAATTTTGAAAGAATTGTAGGCAACATTATGGCATTGCGCGACCTGAAAAGAATTTTCAACAGGACATTTCCCCTGATGTATATGGACTTTGTACTTATGAATTCTAATATACATGAAGCTCCGGCCTTCGTGGGTTTTTGTAAAGAATTAGGGATGGAATTAATTGATTTTCGCCATATGGTTGGAAATACCTATTTCAGTGAACACGAAGAGATGCTCTCCAACCATAAAGAAAAGTTTAACTTTTACCGGAATTTGATTTTACAGGAGTCTGTGAAATACAATATCCCTATCAGAATACCTGATGCTTACGTTGTTCAAGGCGAATACGAACCAGAAACTTTACCGGATATTGACATATTACAACGGAATGAAATTAAGCCTGATGAACAAACAATTGAGGTTTCCAATGTAAAAGAAGTTTATTACACCCATGGAGAAGACAGTGATTTTAAATTTTTAAATAGTGTTTCATGTAACAGGCCTTTCAATGAAATTATGATAAGGGAGCAAAACAAAATAAGGCCGTGCTCTTATTACAGCGAGGAAGTTGGTGTGCTGGATGAAAAAAATACACTGGGCACTATCTTCAGAAATGAAAAATTTACGAAAGCAAGGAGAAAGAAATATTTTTCAATTTTTGACTTTAATTGTATGCATTGTCCCATTAAATCTAACTTATTACCGACAGATATTATCAAATAA
- a CDS encoding methyltransferase domain-containing protein produces MEPNQYKYMFDAEDRHWWYVGNHEIFIELLKKHQLLKENIKVLDAGCGTGKWLQRLTSQAQVNYTGIDYHPQAVSLAKSRGVNNVMQADLNSYDASHNSLNLITSFDVICSKDVDDKLAVPNFYNWLSEDGNLLLSVPAYRFLLGKHDDVVHQNKRYCKKEVKKLLVENGFEIIKISYCVCLLFPVAVLKRWSDKVFKSKNAEHNEVKMPGKYINKFFLTIMRFEKFLLKHMSLPFGLSVIVLAKKSVIDK; encoded by the coding sequence GTGGAACCAAACCAATACAAGTACATGTTCGATGCCGAAGACCGCCACTGGTGGTACGTAGGTAATCATGAGATTTTTATTGAATTACTAAAAAAACATCAACTTTTAAAAGAAAACATTAAGGTTCTGGATGCGGGCTGCGGCACAGGAAAATGGCTGCAACGATTGACTTCACAAGCTCAAGTAAACTATACAGGTATTGATTACCATCCGCAAGCTGTTTCACTGGCAAAAAGCAGAGGGGTGAACAACGTCATGCAGGCCGATTTGAATTCTTATGATGCTTCGCATAATTCGCTGAATTTAATTACATCTTTTGATGTGATATGCAGTAAAGATGTTGATGACAAACTAGCTGTTCCCAATTTTTACAATTGGTTAAGTGAAGATGGGAATTTGCTGCTCAGCGTTCCGGCATACCGTTTTCTGCTCGGAAAGCATGACGATGTGGTGCATCAGAACAAACGTTACTGTAAAAAAGAAGTGAAAAAACTTTTAGTAGAAAACGGTTTTGAAATCATTAAAATTTCTTATTGCGTATGCCTGCTTTTTCCTGTAGCTGTGTTAAAAAGATGGTCTGATAAGGTTTTCAAATCAAAAAACGCTGAACATAATGAGGTAAAAATGCCTGGAAAGTATATCAATAAATTTTTTCTCACCATAATGCGCTTTGAGAAGTTTCTACTAAAGCATATGTCTTTGCCCTTTGGTTTGTCAGTAATAGTGCTGGCAAAAAAGTCAGTTATTGATAAATAA
- a CDS encoding DegT/DnrJ/EryC1/StrS family aminotransferase — protein sequence MVKAWDYIEEYKSEKEEILSAIQEVLASGSLILGEKVKKFEEQYALYCGVKYGVGVDNGTNAIFLALKALGIGCGDEVITVSNTAIATVSAIVSAGATPVFTDIEEKSFLIDTTKIENTITPKTKCILPVHLFGQCADMDEINRIAKKHNLSVIEDCAQSHGAVYKGQKAGSMSDIAATSFYPTKILGAFGDAGMVLTNNKELYQKVIRLRTYGMSKTNYSEEHGYNCRLDELHAAILLKKLLYIEEYINKRRALADRYYELLKDTSLKLPHEMPYGKHSYYLYVVKHPQRNLILEELKKKEIFLNIHYPYPIHTMKGYKYLGFHIGDFPVTEQAAAEIFSLPIYPSLTFDNQEYLADIIHEILIKHNL from the coding sequence GTGGTAAAAGCCTGGGACTACATCGAAGAATATAAAAGTGAAAAGGAAGAAATCTTATCTGCCATTCAGGAGGTATTAGCGTCAGGCTCCCTGATACTGGGAGAAAAAGTAAAAAAATTTGAAGAACAATATGCCTTGTATTGCGGAGTAAAATACGGCGTGGGTGTTGACAATGGCACTAATGCTATTTTTTTGGCATTAAAGGCCTTAGGTATTGGTTGCGGTGATGAAGTCATTACGGTTTCAAATACTGCGATAGCAACAGTATCTGCCATTGTTTCGGCAGGAGCTACACCTGTATTTACAGATATTGAAGAAAAATCATTTTTGATAGATACAACTAAAATTGAGAATACTATCACTCCGAAAACAAAATGCATACTTCCTGTTCACCTGTTCGGGCAATGTGCCGACATGGACGAAATAAACCGGATTGCAAAAAAACACAACCTTAGTGTGATTGAAGATTGTGCACAAAGCCACGGAGCTGTTTATAAAGGGCAAAAAGCAGGTTCTATGTCAGACATTGCAGCTACTTCCTTTTATCCGACAAAAATTCTGGGGGCTTTCGGAGACGCAGGAATGGTACTGACAAATAATAAAGAATTATATCAAAAAGTAATAAGGCTACGTACCTACGGAATGTCAAAAACAAATTATTCTGAAGAACACGGGTATAATTGCAGGCTGGATGAGCTTCATGCCGCCATACTTCTGAAAAAGTTACTATATATTGAAGAATATATTAATAAAAGAAGAGCACTGGCCGACCGGTACTATGAGCTTCTGAAAGACACTTCGCTTAAACTTCCTCATGAAATGCCTTATGGAAAACATTCCTATTACTTATATGTTGTCAAGCACCCTCAAAGAAATCTTATTTTAGAAGAATTAAAGAAAAAGGAAATATTTCTTAACATTCATTATCCCTATCCTATTCACACCATGAAGGGCTATAAATACCTTGGTTTTCATATAGGTGATTTCCCTGTAACCGAACAAGCCGCCGCCGAAATATTCTCACTACCTATATACCCTTCACTGACCTTTGATAATCAAGAATACCTCGCTGACATCATTCATGAAATATTGATAAAACATAACTTATAA
- a CDS encoding Hsp20/alpha crystallin family protein, with protein MKLIRWNNEPFFSDLVNNFFENESDNFLSRRHCLTPATNIVENEESFELEMAAPGMKKEDFKIDIENNVLTISSEQKEETEENNKNYTRREFSYGCFSRSFILPKIIDSDKIKAEYTNGVLCLNLPKKEEEKTKLKRQIEIG; from the coding sequence ATGAAACTAATCAGATGGAACAACGAACCGTTTTTCTCGGATTTGGTAAACAATTTTTTTGAAAACGAATCCGACAATTTTCTCAGCAGAAGGCATTGCCTGACACCGGCTACAAACATTGTAGAAAATGAAGAGTCATTTGAACTGGAGATGGCCGCACCCGGAATGAAAAAAGAAGATTTTAAAATTGACATTGAAAACAATGTGCTTACCATTTCTTCGGAACAAAAGGAAGAAACAGAAGAAAACAACAAAAACTACACCCGCAGGGAATTCTCATACGGATGTTTCAGCCGTTCTTTCATTCTTCCCAAAATCATTGACTCGGACAAAATAAAGGCTGAATACACAAACGGTGTTTTATGCCTGAATCTGCCGAAAAAAGAAGAAGAAAAAACCAAACTTAAAAGACAGATTGAAATTGGCTAA
- a CDS encoding glycosyltransferase family 2 protein, whose product MGYKKDKLIESDESGSNILYSAYEPKDDDKDHNWEKKYKRARKEIAELNKQLATALKSMDKLIKQLAELESSKLVKFRKYFYLYLNRLRSNVKKGEKRNFFSILYNYVFKRGGRLLRLFLTRVFKSLYLIFETRKVVIIEVVGNYLATTSQYSQYLLRKKLNKDMIKQYKRQLTNYNQKPLFSIIMPVYNPRIDLFTKAIDSVIGQIYEHWELCIADDKSSDPEVRETLEKYCQADERIKVVYREDNGHISRASNSALELAVGEYAVLMDHDDILREDALYQLAKAINLKDGADLIYTDEDKIDEWGIHSEPHFKPDWCPDNLLSRNYLGHVCAFKTAQLRDVGGWRVGFEGSQDYDLVLRYTEIYNKVIHIPEVLYHWRVHSESAALSEAVKPYAYRAAQSALYEAMARRGMEATVDFLDSFRGYSIRFGLNNKNAKVSIIIPSRNKADMLRKCLRSIDKKSTYRNFEIIVIDNNSDEKEFFTLIKQYTKQSKIPFKCVQDKEVFNFSRLINLGRKNASGEFILLLNNDTEVISPDWLEAMMEHAQRKEIGVVGAKLLYDNDTIQHAGVIVGLGGAAGHVLVGEDRDGPGYFNYVNMLNTYSAVTGACFMVRKSVFDEVGGFDESFGTEYNDVDFCLKIREAGYYNLYVPHCELYHFESMSRGHPHSTSESYKKHVKEVNMFRKKWKTYIEHDPCYNPNLSLGVHNFGMK is encoded by the coding sequence ATGGGTTATAAGAAAGATAAATTAATAGAATCGGACGAATCAGGTAGTAATATATTGTATTCTGCTTATGAACCCAAGGACGATGACAAAGATCATAACTGGGAAAAAAAATACAAAAGAGCCAGAAAAGAGATAGCCGAGCTAAACAAACAGCTTGCCACAGCGCTGAAAAGCATGGACAAGCTTATTAAGCAATTAGCTGAACTGGAGAGCAGCAAACTGGTAAAATTCCGAAAGTACTTTTATTTGTATTTAAACCGCCTGCGTTCGAATGTTAAGAAAGGTGAAAAACGAAATTTTTTTTCCATACTTTACAACTACGTTTTTAAACGTGGAGGCCGTCTGCTAAGGTTATTTCTTACCAGAGTGTTTAAATCGCTTTACCTTATTTTTGAAACACGTAAGGTTGTTATCATTGAGGTCGTTGGTAATTACCTTGCTACCACAAGCCAGTATTCTCAATATTTGCTGAGAAAAAAACTAAACAAAGACATGATAAAGCAGTATAAAAGGCAGTTAACAAACTACAATCAAAAACCTTTGTTCAGCATCATCATGCCGGTATATAATCCCCGTATAGACCTTTTTACCAAAGCCATCGACTCTGTTATCGGACAGATTTATGAGCACTGGGAGCTTTGCATCGCAGATGATAAATCCTCTGACCCTGAAGTGAGGGAAACACTTGAAAAGTATTGCCAAGCTGATGAGCGCATCAAAGTGGTTTATCGCGAAGATAATGGCCATATTTCTCGCGCCTCCAATTCAGCGCTTGAGTTAGCTGTAGGAGAGTATGCCGTATTGATGGACCATGACGACATTTTGCGTGAGGATGCTTTGTATCAGTTGGCTAAAGCAATTAACCTGAAAGACGGTGCCGACCTTATTTATACTGATGAAGATAAAATTGATGAATGGGGAATACATTCCGAGCCGCATTTTAAACCTGATTGGTGCCCCGACAACCTTCTTTCACGCAATTATCTGGGCCATGTTTGTGCATTCAAAACAGCACAGTTACGTGATGTGGGCGGCTGGCGCGTGGGTTTTGAAGGCAGCCAGGATTATGACCTTGTTTTAAGGTACACGGAAATATACAACAAAGTCATTCACATACCTGAAGTGCTTTATCACTGGCGTGTTCACAGCGAAAGCGCTGCTCTGAGTGAAGCCGTGAAACCCTATGCATACCGTGCTGCGCAAAGCGCTCTGTATGAAGCCATGGCAAGGCGGGGAATGGAAGCTACAGTTGATTTCCTTGACAGTTTCAGGGGGTACAGCATCAGGTTTGGTTTGAACAATAAGAACGCAAAAGTCAGCATCATTATTCCATCAAGGAATAAAGCTGATATGCTAAGAAAATGTTTACGTTCCATTGATAAGAAATCTACCTACCGAAATTTTGAGATAATTGTCATTGATAATAACAGCGACGAAAAGGAATTCTTTACCCTGATTAAACAATATACCAAACAGAGCAAAATACCTTTTAAATGCGTTCAGGATAAGGAAGTATTTAATTTTTCGCGGCTTATTAATCTGGGGAGAAAGAATGCGAGTGGGGAATTTATACTCCTGCTCAATAACGATACAGAAGTGATTTCGCCGGATTGGCTGGAAGCCATGATGGAGCATGCACAAAGAAAAGAAATAGGAGTGGTTGGCGCTAAATTATTATACGATAATGATACCATTCAACATGCAGGAGTTATTGTGGGATTAGGCGGCGCAGCAGGGCATGTGCTTGTGGGCGAAGACCGTGACGGCCCCGGCTACTTTAATTATGTGAATATGCTAAACACATATTCTGCAGTTACCGGAGCTTGTTTTATGGTCCGCAAATCCGTGTTTGATGAAGTCGGAGGATTCGATGAGAGTTTCGGCACCGAGTATAATGATGTGGACTTCTGCCTGAAGATCAGGGAAGCAGGATATTACAACCTGTATGTGCCGCATTGTGAACTTTACCATTTTGAATCCATGTCGCGCGGGCACCCGCACAGCACCAGCGAATCCTACAAGAAGCATGTAAAAGAGGTAAACATGTTCAGGAAGAAATGGAAAACATATATTGAACATGACCCCTGCTACAACCCAAATTTATCACTTGGGGTACATAATTTTGGAATGAAATAA
- a CDS encoding glycosyltransferase family 2 protein has translation MTNSGIKISIVIPVFNAQNTIARLVDQLISEIPQKYDSEIILVNDCSSDNSHSTCLKLYEEHKGKVKYLSLAKNFGEHNAVMAGLNKASGDYSVIMDDDFQNPVSEVIKLVEYAASNDFDVVYTYYEKKKHNPWRNFGSRLNNAMANILLKKPRHLYLSSFKCINRFLVNEIIKYDLPYPYIDGLIMRTTSNIGKIEVQHDNREHGKSGYTLRKLIKLWSNMFTSFSVIPLRISIFVGLFFAITGFLFAIYSVIEHFIVPTLPPGFSLTITSIMIFAGIQLISLGMIGEYIGRIFISQNKQPQYTIKKEYL, from the coding sequence ATGACAAATTCCGGTATTAAAATTTCGATCGTTATTCCTGTCTTTAATGCCCAAAATACGATTGCCAGGCTGGTTGATCAATTAATTTCTGAAATACCCCAAAAATACGATAGTGAAATAATTCTGGTCAATGACTGTTCATCTGACAATTCGCATAGTACATGCCTCAAGCTATATGAAGAACATAAAGGAAAAGTGAAATACTTATCCCTGGCAAAGAACTTTGGCGAGCATAATGCAGTTATGGCGGGATTAAATAAAGCTTCCGGAGATTATTCTGTTATCATGGATGACGATTTCCAGAATCCCGTAAGCGAAGTAATAAAATTGGTTGAATATGCTGCAAGCAATGATTTTGATGTAGTTTACACTTATTATGAAAAGAAAAAGCATAATCCCTGGCGCAATTTCGGAAGCCGTTTGAATAATGCAATGGCCAACATTTTATTAAAAAAACCACGTCATTTGTATCTTTCGAGTTTTAAATGCATCAACCGTTTTCTTGTCAATGAAATCATCAAATATGATTTGCCTTACCCTTATATTGACGGGCTTATCATGAGGACAACATCCAATATCGGGAAAATTGAGGTGCAACACGACAACCGCGAACATGGAAAATCAGGATATACTTTGAGAAAGCTTATCAAATTATGGTCGAACATGTTTACCAGTTTCTCGGTAATTCCTTTGCGTATTTCCATTTTTGTTGGTTTGTTTTTTGCCATCACCGGGTTTTTATTTGCCATATATTCGGTAATAGAACATTTCATTGTTCCCACACTGCCTCCTGGGTTTTCGCTCACCATCACTTCCATCATGATTTTTGCAGGAATTCAGCTCATTTCGCTTGGGATGATTGGGGAATATATCGGGCGAATTTTCATTTCGCAAAACAAACAGCCACAATACACTATTAAGAAAGAGTATTTGTAA
- a CDS encoding ATP-binding cassette domain-containing protein: MEYVVKMKDVSVSYLQNRKGVHSVKDFILKASLFNPFQKNRVLHNIDLEIYKGDSVGILGPNGSGKSTLMRTIAGIIKPDKGWVYSRVPVSPLLALGAGIELELSGYENIRIALALTGNYQKDTRKEMVDKISEFAELTKEQLRMPAKMYSTGMLARLAFSSVMIAQPELLMIDEVLAVGDKGFQKKCMNRIHEILDKGATLLFVSHSVNEIKEICKRGICLKDGKMICNGTAEEATDIYLKMFN; the protein is encoded by the coding sequence ATGGAATATGTTGTAAAGATGAAAGATGTGTCGGTGAGCTATCTGCAGAACAGGAAAGGAGTACATTCCGTTAAGGACTTTATTCTTAAAGCCTCATTATTCAATCCGTTTCAGAAGAACAGGGTTTTACACAATATTGACCTGGAAATATATAAAGGGGATTCCGTTGGTATTTTAGGACCCAATGGTAGCGGAAAAAGCACCCTGATGCGCACTATTGCGGGAATAATCAAGCCCGATAAGGGCTGGGTATATTCGAGGGTACCGGTATCTCCACTTCTTGCTTTGGGTGCAGGTATTGAACTAGAACTTTCGGGCTATGAAAATATCCGTATAGCATTGGCTCTTACAGGCAACTATCAAAAAGACACCCGTAAGGAAATGGTGGATAAAATTTCAGAGTTCGCCGAGCTTACAAAAGAACAGTTGCGTATGCCTGCCAAAATGTATTCCACAGGGATGCTGGCACGGCTTGCCTTCAGCAGTGTGATGATAGCCCAGCCGGAACTGCTGATGATTGACGAAGTGCTTGCCGTGGGTGATAAGGGTTTTCAGAAAAAGTGTATGAACCGCATACACGAAATATTGGATAAAGGTGCCACCTTGCTTTTTGTGTCGCATAGTGTCAACGAAATAAAAGAAATTTGTAAGCGGGGCATTTGCCTTAAAGATGGCAAAATGATTTGCAATGGAACAGCAGAGGAAGCAACGGATATTTATTTAAAAATGTTTAATTAA
- a CDS encoding FdtA/QdtA family cupin domain-containing protein — MSFQRVKIIDIPCHKDNRGTLVAIEQNKDVPFKIKRIFYLYNIKKNRGGHALKNTDEMLIAVSGSFSIRLSDGRKTKTFRMSNPSKGLFIPHRIYLDMYDFTDNAVCLVLANRKYDTKEYLKTTDEFLLYLKNTE; from the coding sequence ATGAGTTTTCAAAGAGTAAAGATAATTGATATTCCATGCCACAAAGACAACAGAGGAACTCTTGTCGCTATTGAACAGAACAAGGATGTCCCTTTTAAAATAAAACGGATATTCTACCTGTATAATATAAAGAAAAACCGAGGGGGCCATGCTCTTAAAAATACAGACGAGATGTTGATAGCCGTTTCGGGCAGCTTTAGCATCAGATTGTCAGATGGCAGAAAAACAAAAACATTTAGAATGAGCAACCCATCCAAAGGGCTTTTTATACCCCATAGGATTTATCTTGACATGTACGATTTCACTGACAATGCGGTATGCCTGGTTCTTGCCAACCGAAAATATGACACAAAAGAATATCTGAAGACTACGGACGAATTTTTATTGTATCTGAAAAATACGGAATAA
- a CDS encoding ABC transporter permease, whose translation MAGYRRYTVFFLIYKNLQLKYKHSLLGFVWSLLHPFIYLLIFLIIFSTAFPEIKNYPLYVLSGMVFWIYFSGATNQLCNVFIKNTHLIKSFNLPKLIYPLTELGSEFINFLLALVPFMAIMIYMGMQFTWNLMYLIPIVLLFSVFLFSVGLILGSLNVFFRDIGILWNTINPALFYISPIAYSYEIIPEQYRFIVKYNPLYHFLEIVRDVLHNGCAPSIHYLNNCLIITTVAIVLAFIIYRKTRNGFISNI comes from the coding sequence ATGGCGGGTTACCGCAGATATACTGTTTTTTTTCTTATTTATAAGAACCTTCAGTTAAAATACAAGCATTCGCTGCTGGGGTTTGTATGGAGCCTGTTACATCCTTTTATATACCTTCTTATATTTCTAATAATATTTTCAACAGCTTTTCCGGAGATTAAGAATTATCCGTTATATGTTCTTAGCGGAATGGTGTTTTGGATTTATTTTTCCGGAGCTACTAATCAGCTTTGCAATGTGTTTATAAAAAACACACACCTTATCAAGTCGTTCAATTTACCTAAATTAATATATCCGTTAACAGAACTGGGAAGTGAATTTATTAATTTTTTGCTAGCACTGGTGCCTTTCATGGCCATCATGATTTATATGGGCATGCAGTTCACCTGGAATCTCATGTATCTTATTCCGATAGTATTGTTGTTTTCAGTATTTCTTTTTTCTGTGGGACTTATACTTGGCTCATTAAATGTTTTTTTTAGGGATATAGGTATTTTATGGAATACCATAAATCCTGCATTATTCTACATATCTCCCATTGCGTATTCTTATGAAATTATTCCCGAACAATACAGATTTATTGTAAAATATAACCCCCTGTACCATTTTCTTGAAATAGTAAGAGATGTGTTACATAATGGCTGCGCACCCTCCATACATTATCTGAATAATTGCCTTATTATTACTACGGTTGCTATCGTTCTGGCCTTTATTATTTATCGTAAAACAAGAAACGGATTCATTTCAAATATTTAG
- a CDS encoding UbiX family flavin prenyltransferase, with amino-acid sequence MKKKVVIAVTGASGAVYAKQLIKCISEMKEQISDYGIVFSENAKEVWKHEIGDTLKTYSTEKVYKNNDFFAPFASGSANYDVMFICPCSMGTLGRIAHGYADDLISRAADVMLKENKKLILLVREMPYNLVHIENFKILAQAGAIICPASPSFYSKPHSKNEIINTVVDKLLSLAGFSITTFRWGENMK; translated from the coding sequence ATGAAGAAGAAAGTTGTGATAGCGGTTACCGGTGCAAGCGGCGCTGTTTATGCAAAGCAATTGATAAAGTGTATTTCAGAAATGAAGGAACAAATTAGCGATTATGGAATAGTGTTTTCTGAAAATGCAAAAGAGGTATGGAAACATGAAATTGGGGATACATTAAAAACGTATTCAACAGAAAAAGTGTATAAGAATAATGATTTTTTTGCACCTTTTGCCTCTGGCTCTGCTAATTATGATGTAATGTTTATATGCCCCTGCAGCATGGGCACACTTGGAAGAATAGCACATGGCTATGCTGACGACTTGATATCAAGGGCTGCCGATGTTATGTTGAAAGAAAACAAGAAACTGATATTACTTGTTCGTGAAATGCCTTACAATTTAGTGCATATTGAAAACTTTAAGATACTGGCTCAGGCGGGAGCTATTATTTGCCCGGCATCACCATCATTTTACTCAAAGCCCCATAGTAAAAATGAGATAATAAATACTGTGGTTGACAAACTTCTTTCGCTTGCCGGTTTTTCGATTACAACTTTTCGCTGGGGTGAAAATATGAAATAA
- a CDS encoding PorT family protein, whose translation MRIHYKIAIITILFSYSFSAFPQKFRGGFFAGIAASQISGDQLSGFNKAGWYAGGFVNYGFTEKSFLQFELSYILKGSSKNQHPKNNDYIVYKLNLHYVEAALLYKWQFVKRFYLEVGPVLGVLLKRQYTEKDEYGLVMDSERPVFNQFDYCALAGLGINIIPHLKANVRFENSFLPVRKPQVGTGWRLDRWQYNSTISLSVIYEI comes from the coding sequence ATGCGTATTCATTATAAAATAGCGATAATAACTATACTGTTTTCGTATTCATTTTCTGCATTCCCGCAGAAATTTCGCGGAGGCTTTTTTGCCGGCATAGCTGCTTCGCAAATTTCGGGCGACCAACTATCAGGTTTCAATAAAGCAGGATGGTATGCCGGAGGCTTTGTTAATTATGGCTTTACAGAAAAATCTTTTCTGCAGTTCGAATTATCTTATATTTTAAAGGGCAGCAGCAAAAACCAGCATCCTAAAAATAATGATTATATTGTGTATAAGCTTAATCTTCATTATGTGGAAGCAGCATTATTATATAAGTGGCAATTTGTGAAGCGATTTTACCTGGAAGTCGGGCCGGTACTTGGTGTGTTGCTTAAAAGACAATACACCGAAAAGGATGAATACGGCCTGGTAATGGATTCCGAACGCCCTGTATTCAACCAGTTTGATTATTGTGCATTGGCAGGCTTGGGTATAAATATCATCCCACATTTGAAAGCCAATGTGCGTTTTGAAAATTCATTTCTTCCTGTTCGCAAGCCTCAGGTGGGTACGGGCTGGCGCCTTGACCGCTGGCAATACAACAGCACCATTTCTTTATCAGTAATTTATGAAATATGA